One window of Candidatus Mycobacterium wuenschmannii genomic DNA carries:
- a CDS encoding SulP family inorganic anion transporter, which translates to MTTVPVSPTDDQSVLGALRSPRRLRREVLAGLVVALALIPEAIAFSIIAGVDPRVGLFAAFTMAVTIAIVGGRPAMISAATGAVALVVAPLTRRYGVDYLVATVILAGVFQLVLGALGVARLMRFVPRSVMVGFVNALAILIFLSQMPHLRGVPWLVYPMVVAGIAMIVLLPRLTTVVPAPLVAIVVLTAAAVGLGWSVPNVGDQGQLPTSLPQLLLPHVPFTAHTLSVIAPYALAMALVGLLESLMTAKLVDDITDTHSDKSREAVGQGVANIVTGFFGGMGGCAMIGQTMINVKISGARTRISTFLAGSLLLALVVGLGDLVAKIPMAALVAVMIMVSVATMDWHSVNPKTLRRMPRSETFVMLATVAATVATDNLAYGVAVGTLAEMVLFARRVAHVTDVVDVAHPDDDTRVYAVKGELFFASSNDLPYQFDYAEDPDNIVIDMSDAHIWDASSVATLDAITRKYESKGKTVSIVGMNDTSAERHAHLSPLLAGAH; encoded by the coding sequence ATGACGACCGTGCCCGTCTCGCCGACCGACGACCAGTCGGTATTAGGGGCTCTGCGCTCGCCGCGCCGACTGCGCCGGGAGGTACTGGCCGGGTTGGTGGTTGCCCTGGCGTTGATCCCCGAGGCGATCGCGTTCTCGATCATCGCCGGGGTCGACCCGCGCGTCGGGTTGTTCGCGGCGTTCACCATGGCCGTCACGATCGCGATCGTCGGCGGACGCCCCGCGATGATCTCGGCCGCCACCGGCGCCGTCGCTCTGGTGGTGGCGCCCCTGACCCGGCGCTACGGCGTGGATTACCTGGTGGCGACGGTGATTCTGGCCGGGGTGTTCCAGCTTGTCCTCGGCGCGTTGGGAGTGGCCAGGCTGATGCGCTTCGTGCCGCGCAGCGTGATGGTGGGCTTCGTCAACGCGCTGGCCATCCTCATCTTCCTGTCCCAGATGCCGCACCTGCGTGGGGTGCCGTGGCTGGTGTATCCGATGGTGGTGGCGGGCATCGCGATGATCGTGCTGCTGCCGAGGCTGACGACGGTCGTGCCCGCGCCGCTGGTGGCCATCGTGGTGCTGACCGCGGCCGCGGTGGGGTTGGGCTGGTCGGTGCCGAACGTTGGAGACCAGGGCCAGTTGCCGACGAGCCTGCCGCAGCTGCTGTTACCGCACGTCCCGTTCACGGCGCACACGCTGTCCGTCATCGCCCCCTACGCGCTGGCGATGGCGTTGGTCGGCCTGCTGGAATCGCTGATGACCGCCAAGTTGGTCGACGACATCACCGACACCCACTCCGACAAGTCGCGGGAGGCGGTCGGGCAGGGCGTGGCCAACATCGTCACCGGATTCTTCGGCGGCATGGGCGGTTGCGCGATGATCGGCCAGACCATGATCAACGTGAAGATCAGCGGGGCCCGCACCCGGATCTCGACGTTCCTGGCCGGCTCGTTGTTGCTGGCCCTGGTGGTCGGCCTGGGCGATCTGGTCGCCAAGATTCCGATGGCCGCTCTGGTCGCGGTGATGATCATGGTGTCGGTGGCCACCATGGACTGGCACAGCGTGAACCCAAAGACGTTGCGACGCATGCCCAGAAGCGAGACCTTCGTCATGCTGGCCACGGTGGCCGCGACGGTGGCGACCGACAACCTGGCGTACGGCGTGGCGGTCGGCACGCTGGCCGAAATGGTCCTGTTCGCCCGCCGGGTCGCGCACGTGACCGACGTCGTGGACGTCGCGCATCCCGACGACGACACCCGCGTCTACGCGGTCAAGGGCGAGCTGTTCTTCGCCTCGAGCAACGACCTCCCCTACCAGTTCGACTACGCCGAGGACCCGGACAATATCGTGATCGACATGAGCGATGCCCACATCTGGGACGCCTCCAGCGTGGCCACGCTCGACGCCATCACGCGCAAATACGAGTCCAAAGGGAAAACGGTCTCGATCGTCGGCATGAACGACACCAGCGCCGAGCGGCACGCACACCTGAGTCCGCTGCTGGCCGGCGCGCACTGA
- a CDS encoding malate dehydrogenase, translating to MSTAPLKVAVTGAAGQIGYSLLFRLASGSLLGPDRPIELRLLEIEPALKTLEGVVMELDDGAFPLLSGVEIGADPNKIFDGVNLALLVGARPRGPGMERGDLLEANGAIFTAQGKALNSVAASDVRIGVTGNPANTNALIALNNAPDIPKERFSALTRLDHNRAISQLAKKTGAKVTDIKKVTIWGNHSATQYPDIFHAEIAGKNAAEVVNDEKWIADDFIPTVAKRGAAIIDARGSSSAASAASATVDAARDWLLGSPKDDWVSMAVVSDGSYGVPEGLISSFPVTTKGGDWSIVQGLDINDFSRTRIDKSTAELADERKAVTDLGLI from the coding sequence GTGAGCACTGCCCCCCTGAAGGTCGCCGTCACCGGCGCCGCCGGCCAGATCGGCTACAGCCTGCTGTTTCGCCTGGCCAGTGGCTCGCTGCTGGGTCCCGACCGCCCAATCGAGCTGCGGCTGCTGGAGATCGAGCCCGCGCTGAAGACGCTCGAGGGTGTGGTGATGGAGCTCGACGACGGCGCCTTCCCGCTGCTGTCCGGTGTCGAGATCGGCGCCGACCCGAACAAGATCTTCGACGGCGTGAACCTGGCGCTGCTCGTCGGCGCCCGCCCGCGCGGCCCGGGCATGGAACGTGGCGACCTGCTGGAGGCCAACGGCGCGATCTTCACCGCGCAGGGCAAGGCGCTGAACTCCGTCGCCGCCAGCGATGTCCGCATCGGTGTCACCGGTAACCCGGCCAACACCAACGCGCTGATCGCGCTCAACAACGCCCCCGACATCCCCAAGGAGCGGTTCTCGGCGCTGACCCGTCTGGACCACAACCGGGCCATCTCGCAGCTGGCCAAGAAGACCGGCGCCAAGGTCACCGACATCAAGAAGGTGACCATCTGGGGCAACCACTCGGCCACCCAGTACCCGGACATCTTCCACGCCGAGATCGCCGGCAAGAACGCCGCCGAGGTCGTCAACGACGAGAAGTGGATCGCCGACGACTTCATCCCGACCGTCGCCAAGCGTGGCGCGGCGATCATCGACGCTCGCGGCAGCTCCTCGGCCGCGTCGGCCGCGTCGGCCACCGTCGACGCCGCCCGCGACTGGCTGCTGGGCAGCCCGAAGGACGACTGGGTGTCGATGGCCGTGGTGTCCGACGGCTCCTACGGCGTGCCAGAGGGTCTGATCTCGTCGTTCCCGGTGACCACCAAGGGTGGCGACTGGAGCATCGTGCAGGGTCTGGACATCAACGACTTCTCCCGCACCCGGATCGACAAGTCGACCGCCGAGCTCGCCGACGAGCGTAAAGCGGTCACCGACCTGGGCCTCATCTGA
- the corA gene encoding magnesium/cobalt transporter CorA → MPSFRDIPETLRPLARPERDEPPSPLPIDPPADQAVVDCGIYVDGERLPGTFSYAEARAKVTDLQLSGQNAYAWIGLHAPTEHQMQEVGDAFGMHELAIEDAVCAHQRPKLERYDESLFLVLKTLNYVPHESTLLAREIVETGEIMVFVNRDFVVTVRHGDHGRLSDVRKRMDSDPEHLRLGPFAVMHAIADAVVDHYLEVTESMESDIDAIEEEAFAPDHRTQIEPIYQIKREVVELRRSVNPLQVPFARLQSEHKDLISKEVRRYLRDVGDHHTHAADQIASYDENLSSLVQAALARVEMQQNTDMRKMSAWAALLAIPTMVAGIYGMNFEYMPGLKWHWGYPTTVLGTALICFLLHRNFRRRDWL, encoded by the coding sequence ATGCCTTCGTTTCGCGATATCCCGGAAACGCTGCGTCCTCTGGCACGACCTGAGCGGGACGAGCCCCCCAGTCCGCTGCCGATCGACCCGCCCGCCGATCAGGCCGTGGTGGATTGCGGCATCTACGTCGACGGCGAGCGACTGCCGGGCACCTTCAGCTACGCCGAGGCCCGGGCCAAGGTGACCGACCTGCAACTGAGCGGCCAGAACGCCTACGCCTGGATCGGTCTGCACGCGCCGACCGAGCATCAGATGCAGGAGGTCGGCGACGCGTTCGGCATGCACGAACTGGCCATCGAGGACGCCGTCTGCGCACACCAGCGACCCAAGCTGGAGCGCTACGACGAGTCGCTGTTCCTGGTGCTCAAGACGCTGAACTACGTACCGCACGAGTCGACCCTGCTGGCCCGCGAGATCGTCGAGACCGGCGAGATCATGGTGTTCGTCAACCGGGACTTCGTGGTGACGGTCCGGCACGGTGACCACGGCCGGCTGTCGGATGTGCGCAAGCGGATGGACTCCGATCCTGAGCACCTGCGGCTCGGCCCGTTCGCGGTGATGCACGCGATCGCCGACGCCGTGGTCGACCATTATCTCGAGGTCACCGAGTCGATGGAAAGCGACATCGACGCCATCGAGGAAGAGGCGTTCGCGCCCGACCACCGGACGCAGATCGAGCCGATCTACCAGATCAAGCGCGAGGTGGTGGAGCTTCGCCGGTCGGTGAACCCGCTGCAGGTGCCGTTCGCGCGGTTGCAGAGCGAGCACAAGGACCTGATCTCCAAAGAGGTCCGGCGCTACCTGCGCGACGTCGGCGACCACCACACCCATGCGGCCGACCAGATCGCCAGCTACGACGAGAACCTGAGTTCGCTGGTGCAGGCGGCGCTGGCGCGGGTGGAGATGCAGCAGAACACCGACATGCGCAAGATGTCGGCGTGGGCCGCCTTGCTGGCGATCCCGACGATGGTCGCCGGTATCTACGGGATGAACTTCGAGTACATGCCTGGGCTCAAGTGGCACTGGGGCTATCCGACGACCGTGCTCGGGACGGCGCTGATCTGCTTCCTACTGCACCGCAACTTCCGTCGGCGGGACTGGCTGTAG
- a CDS encoding AAA family ATPase, giving the protein MTGVDGRMVVLTGPPGAGKSTVAAILAESYSPSVHLHADDFWHFLRRGAIPPYRAEAHEQNRVVVTALARAAATYAAGGYSVIVDGVIGPWFIETFCAEANLAVDYLVLRPDEETTVRRALARGDDALTDPVPIGSMYAQFADLGAYERNVIDTTADTPDITAERIRTALSSRDYQIGPES; this is encoded by the coding sequence ATGACGGGCGTTGATGGCCGGATGGTCGTGCTGACCGGTCCGCCCGGCGCCGGCAAGTCGACGGTCGCCGCAATTCTGGCCGAAAGCTACTCGCCGTCAGTGCATCTGCACGCGGACGACTTCTGGCACTTCTTGCGCCGGGGCGCCATCCCCCCGTATCGCGCGGAGGCACATGAGCAGAATCGCGTCGTCGTCACCGCGCTGGCGCGGGCCGCGGCCACCTACGCCGCGGGCGGCTACTCCGTGATCGTGGACGGTGTGATCGGCCCGTGGTTCATCGAGACATTCTGCGCCGAAGCGAATCTCGCAGTTGACTATCTGGTCCTGCGCCCAGACGAGGAGACCACTGTGCGGCGTGCGCTGGCGCGCGGCGACGACGCCCTCACTGACCCGGTTCCGATTGGGTCGATGTACGCGCAGTTCGCAGACCTAGGCGCCTATGAGCGGAACGTGATCGACACGACGGCGGACACCCCCGACATCACCGCCGAGCGCATCCGCACGGCGCTGTCGAGCCGGGATTACCAGATCGGCCCCGAGAGCTAA
- a CDS encoding ABC transporter ATP-binding protein: MAEIVLDRVTKSYPDGALAVQEFSLTIADGEFIILVGPSGCGKSTTLNMIAGLEDISSGELRIGGDRVNDKAPKDRDIAMVFQSYALYPHMTVRQNIAFPLTLAKMKKADIAKKVEDTAKILDLTEVLDRKPAQLSGGQRQRVAMGRAIVRQPKAFLMDEPLSNLDAKLRVQMRGEIARLQRRLGTTTVYVTHDQTEAMTLGDRVVVMRGGVVQQIGTPDELYERPANLFVAGFIGSPAMNFFPATTTSTGLRLPFGEVTLTQPVLDTLAEAPENVIVGVRPEHLHDAALIDGYQRISALTFEVKVDMVESLGADKYVYFTTDGAAVHAEQLSDLEDESGSGEHEFVARVPSASKAAKGATLELAFDTAQLAVFDPDTGVNLTVAT; this comes from the coding sequence ATGGCCGAGATCGTCTTGGACCGGGTGACCAAGAGTTACCCCGACGGCGCGCTGGCCGTGCAGGAGTTCAGCCTCACCATCGCCGACGGCGAGTTCATCATCCTGGTCGGCCCGTCCGGCTGCGGAAAGTCGACGACGCTGAATATGATTGCCGGTCTTGAGGATATCTCGTCGGGGGAGCTGCGCATCGGCGGTGACCGGGTCAACGACAAGGCCCCCAAGGACCGTGACATCGCGATGGTGTTCCAGTCGTATGCGCTCTACCCGCACATGACGGTCCGCCAGAACATCGCCTTCCCGCTCACCCTGGCGAAGATGAAGAAGGCCGACATCGCCAAGAAGGTCGAGGACACCGCGAAGATCCTCGACCTGACCGAGGTGCTGGATCGCAAACCCGCGCAGCTGTCCGGCGGGCAGCGTCAGCGCGTCGCGATGGGGCGTGCGATTGTGCGGCAGCCCAAGGCTTTTCTGATGGACGAGCCGCTGTCCAACCTCGACGCGAAACTGCGTGTGCAGATGCGCGGCGAGATTGCCCGACTGCAGCGCCGGCTCGGCACCACCACCGTCTACGTCACCCACGACCAGACCGAGGCCATGACGCTGGGCGACCGCGTCGTGGTGATGCGCGGCGGCGTGGTGCAGCAGATCGGCACGCCCGACGAGTTGTACGAACGTCCCGCGAACCTGTTCGTCGCGGGCTTCATCGGCTCGCCGGCGATGAACTTCTTTCCCGCGACGACGACCTCCACCGGCCTGCGCCTGCCCTTCGGCGAGGTGACACTGACCCAACCCGTCCTCGACACGCTCGCCGAGGCGCCGGAGAACGTCATCGTCGGCGTGCGCCCGGAACACTTGCACGACGCGGCGTTGATCGACGGTTACCAGCGCATCAGCGCGCTGACCTTCGAGGTCAAGGTCGACATGGTCGAGTCGCTGGGCGCGGACAAGTACGTCTACTTCACCACCGACGGCGCGGCGGTACACGCCGAGCAACTGTCCGACCTGGAGGACGAATCCGGTTCGGGAGAGCATGAATTCGTCGCCCGTGTGCCGTCCGCGTCGAAAGCCGCGAAGGGCGCGACGCTGGAATTGGCGTTCGACACCGCCCAGCTCGCCGTCTTCGATCCCGACACCGGGGTGAATCTGACGGTCGCCACGTGA
- a CDS encoding carbohydrate ABC transporter permease: MGARRAAGWVIVDALVLTYALVPVLWIFSLSLKPTSMVKDGRLIPARVTFDNYRGIFRGNYFSSALVNSVGIGVLTTVIAVVIGAMAAYAVARLDFPGKRALIGAVLLISMFPAISLVTPLFNIERRIGLFDTWPGLIIPYITFALPLSIYTLSAFFREIPWDLERAAKMDGAPPAQAFRRVIAPLAAPGIVTTAILVFIFAWNDLLLALSLTATKAAVTAPVAIANFTGSSQFEEPTGSIAAGAMVITVPIIVFVLVFQRRIVAGLTSGAVKG, translated from the coding sequence ATGGGCGCTAGGCGGGCCGCTGGCTGGGTGATCGTCGACGCGTTGGTGCTGACCTACGCGCTGGTTCCGGTGCTGTGGATATTCAGCCTCTCGCTCAAGCCGACGTCAATGGTCAAGGACGGCAGGCTGATTCCGGCGCGGGTGACGTTCGACAACTATCGCGGCATCTTTCGCGGCAACTACTTCAGCTCGGCGCTGGTCAACTCGGTCGGCATCGGCGTGCTCACCACGGTGATCGCCGTCGTGATCGGGGCGATGGCGGCCTACGCGGTGGCGCGGCTGGACTTCCCCGGCAAGCGGGCGTTGATCGGTGCGGTGCTGCTGATCTCGATGTTCCCGGCGATCTCGTTGGTTACCCCGCTGTTCAACATCGAGCGCCGCATCGGGCTGTTCGACACCTGGCCCGGGCTGATCATCCCGTACATCACCTTCGCGCTGCCGCTGTCGATCTACACGCTGTCGGCGTTCTTCCGGGAGATCCCGTGGGACCTCGAGCGGGCCGCGAAGATGGACGGCGCGCCGCCGGCCCAGGCGTTCCGCAGGGTGATCGCGCCGCTAGCCGCGCCCGGCATCGTGACGACGGCGATCCTGGTCTTCATCTTCGCCTGGAACGACCTGTTGTTGGCCTTGTCGCTGACCGCCACCAAAGCCGCGGTCACCGCGCCGGTGGCGATCGCGAACTTCACCGGCAGTTCGCAATTCGAGGAGCCGACCGGCTCGATCGCGGCGGGCGCCATGGTGATCACGGTGCCGATTATCGTGTTTGTTCTAGTCTTCCAACGACGGATCGTCGCGGGATTGACGTCCGGTGCGGTGAAGGGATAG
- a CDS encoding suppressor of fused domain protein produces MSPSVREHLDTHFGSEPDIASVTFLGAEPIDVLRYRPGADGVVSYVSLGCSRHPMVDPTAMIADPELGPCAEVVLRLRNTEAITGLARSLAIVAASPAVEGVVLMPDGLVDLSGPLWSHPTARVPFTAVLLGDSEIAELPLDPPRDPVRFLAATPITATEAAWVRLKGADAMREAWRADGVDVLDPNRPAAQPN; encoded by the coding sequence GTGAGCCCCTCGGTCCGGGAGCATCTCGATACGCACTTCGGCAGCGAGCCGGACATCGCCAGCGTGACGTTCCTGGGTGCCGAGCCGATCGACGTACTGCGCTACCGGCCGGGCGCCGATGGGGTCGTGAGTTACGTGTCGCTGGGCTGCTCACGGCACCCGATGGTCGACCCGACCGCGATGATCGCCGACCCCGAACTCGGCCCGTGCGCCGAAGTCGTTCTGCGACTGCGCAATACCGAGGCCATCACCGGGCTGGCCCGCAGCCTGGCGATCGTCGCGGCGTCGCCCGCGGTCGAGGGCGTGGTGTTGATGCCCGACGGGCTGGTTGATCTCAGCGGGCCGCTGTGGTCGCATCCCACGGCCCGCGTGCCGTTCACGGCGGTGTTGTTGGGCGACAGCGAGATTGCCGAGTTGCCGCTGGACCCGCCGCGTGACCCGGTGCGCTTTCTGGCCGCCACGCCGATCACCGCGACGGAAGCGGCCTGGGTCCGGCTCAAGGGCGCCGACGCGATGCGCGAGGCATGGCGGGCCGACGGTGTCGACGTGCTCGACCCGAATCGCCCGGCCGCCCAGCCGAATTAG
- a CDS encoding NAD(P)-dependent malic enzyme produces the protein MSELIESIQTRMEENAITDAEIFEAHSGGKLSVGLTTALDSQRSLSIAYTPGVAQVSRAIAGDHTLASRYTWSGRLVAVVSDGSAVLGLGDIGPAASLPVMEGKCGLFKEFAGLDAIPIVLDTKDPDEIVETLVRLRPTFGAVNLEDIAAPRCFEIERRVIEALDIPVMHDDQHGTAIVVLAALMGAATTLGRDMATLRVVVSGAGAAGVACANLLQAKGISDITVLDSQGILHRDRAGMNGVKAELAGRTNPLDRTGGMVEALEGADVFVGVSGGVVPEELIATMAPKSIVFALSNPDPEVHPDVAARHAAIVATGRSDFPNQINNVLAFPGVFRGALDAGARRITEEMKMAAAEAIYSIAADDLAHDRIVPSPLDPRVEPAVAAAVAAAADPTE, from the coding sequence GTGTCTGAGTTGATTGAATCGATACAGACCCGCATGGAAGAAAACGCGATCACCGATGCGGAGATTTTCGAAGCGCATTCCGGTGGCAAGCTCTCGGTCGGCCTGACGACCGCGCTGGACAGCCAGCGTTCGTTGTCGATCGCCTACACCCCGGGCGTGGCCCAGGTGAGTCGGGCGATCGCGGGCGACCACACGCTGGCATCGCGCTACACCTGGTCGGGCCGCCTGGTCGCCGTCGTGAGCGACGGCAGCGCGGTGCTCGGCCTCGGTGACATCGGCCCGGCGGCGTCGCTGCCGGTGATGGAAGGCAAGTGCGGGCTGTTCAAGGAGTTCGCCGGTCTGGATGCCATCCCGATCGTGCTCGACACCAAGGATCCCGACGAGATCGTCGAGACGCTGGTCCGGTTGCGCCCGACATTCGGCGCGGTGAACCTCGAGGACATCGCCGCCCCGCGGTGCTTTGAGATCGAGCGTCGCGTCATCGAGGCCCTCGACATCCCGGTCATGCACGACGACCAGCACGGCACCGCGATCGTGGTGCTGGCCGCGCTGATGGGCGCGGCGACGACGCTGGGCCGCGACATGGCGACGCTGCGCGTCGTGGTCTCCGGTGCCGGGGCCGCCGGCGTCGCGTGCGCCAATCTGCTTCAGGCCAAGGGCATTTCGGACATCACCGTGCTCGACTCGCAAGGCATCCTGCACCGCGACCGGGCCGGGATGAACGGCGTCAAGGCCGAGCTGGCCGGCCGCACCAACCCGTTGGATCGCACCGGTGGCATGGTCGAGGCGCTCGAGGGTGCCGACGTCTTCGTCGGGGTGTCCGGCGGTGTGGTACCCGAGGAACTCATCGCGACCATGGCGCCCAAGAGCATCGTGTTCGCCCTGTCGAACCCCGACCCGGAGGTGCATCCGGACGTGGCGGCCCGCCACGCCGCGATCGTCGCGACCGGACGCAGCGACTTCCCGAACCAGATCAACAACGTGCTGGCCTTCCCCGGTGTGTTCCGCGGCGCGCTGGACGCCGGCGCCCGCCGGATCACCGAAGAGATGAAAATGGCTGCGGCCGAGGCGATTTACTCGATCGCCGCCGACGATCTGGCGCACGACAGGATCGTTCCGAGCCCGTTGGACCCCCGGGTCGAACCGGCCGTCGCCGCCGCGGTGGCCGCCGCCGCAGACCCCACGGAGTGA